A DNA window from Paenibacillus sp. HWE-109 contains the following coding sequences:
- a CDS encoding phytanoyl-CoA dioxygenase family protein translates to MTQQTLDISAMMQQFHENGYLILPGVLSEEKVNRLNAAIDRIVTEEPESLAYNIYNSVERDDEIASLIDEPALLPLMVNLLGYNIQLHISHLTIRKPNPNDVKTESHSFINWHQDGPHPQFPKQDGITSTYYIKTCYILSDMSEPDRGNTKIVPGSHNKHFHPESQDVHGQVAGEVQICGKPGDVFIFPQNLWHAGAPNRSEFTRRQLFLGYSPIWMRPIDYRTASDRLLENASPYRKQLLGVIDENPFKYYVPSESMVPLKELYNQDAGKSVYK, encoded by the coding sequence ATGACACAACAAACTTTGGATATTTCTGCAATGATGCAACAATTTCACGAGAACGGTTATCTGATTCTGCCGGGTGTTCTGTCTGAAGAGAAGGTCAATCGGCTGAATGCCGCCATTGACCGAATTGTCACTGAGGAACCGGAATCCTTGGCCTACAACATCTATAACAGTGTAGAGCGTGACGATGAAATAGCTTCACTTATCGACGAGCCGGCGCTGCTTCCGCTAATGGTGAATCTACTGGGCTATAATATTCAGCTGCACATCTCACATTTGACCATACGCAAACCGAACCCGAACGATGTAAAAACGGAATCGCATAGTTTCATCAACTGGCATCAAGACGGTCCGCATCCACAGTTTCCTAAGCAGGACGGCATTACCTCTACCTATTATATTAAAACCTGCTATATTCTGAGCGACATGTCGGAGCCGGACCGCGGAAATACGAAAATTGTTCCTGGCTCACATAATAAGCATTTTCATCCAGAAAGCCAGGATGTTCATGGTCAGGTGGCAGGTGAAGTGCAAATATGCGGCAAGCCGGGGGATGTGTTCATTTTCCCACAAAACCTATGGCATGCCGGGGCGCCTAATCGCTCGGAATTCACACGCCGGCAGTTGTTTCTGGGCTACAGCCCGATTTGGATGAGACCTATTGATTATCGAACGGCTTCAGACAGGCTTTTGGAAAATGCCTCTCCCTATCGCAAGCAGCTTCTTGGAGTTATAGATGAGAACCCGTTTAAATACTATGTTCCCTCAGAATCTATGGTACCATTGAAGGAGCTATACAATCAGGATGCTGGAAAAAGCGTCTACAAATGA
- a CDS encoding GMC oxidoreductase, translating into MDSYIAQTGDTLRSIAYSLRLDIHKLLSLNPHIQNPDTYIAGQKVLFKRMIPIPIAAPQPPETDLKQWIPLTSLEQMSQTEYDVLIIGAGAGGPAVLWRLCEQWGLNGKRIGIVERGDLLIPTHSMNIPTLNASRKRDFYKNISHPLGKSQPEYPGASQVFALGGKTLFWSTASPRMHPVDMKEWPIPYEELTPYYNIAERIMNISKGYTQDSTITTVMLDILRRSGFPEVTELPTAIDLSATKFGQVHSNALFSSIAFLGSALNQRPFDLAVNARAVQILSANGSATGVRVMSPDKKSYFIKAKTIVVSASTWETPRLLLYSGIPGKAIGHYLMNHSKIVATVKIDRSYFPDVLGTLFIWKPRTVGDPYQMIIYGPDLERYLWYPVFENKQILKEFDIGIETLGVVEPQFENYISLNPNRLDTYGVPEIQVHFSYSEKDKTIIGKMLYATNKMISSLQASIGAKNRQPDLSLFVPGEDYHEMGRCRMGNDPSTSATNPYGRIHGMSNLYVADNSVIPYSGAANPTLTTVALAIRTADHIIHQLK; encoded by the coding sequence AGTATCGCCTATAGTTTGCGGCTTGATATACACAAACTACTATCTCTCAATCCACACATTCAAAATCCCGATACTTACATCGCTGGGCAAAAGGTGCTTTTCAAAAGAATGATCCCTATTCCCATCGCTGCCCCTCAGCCTCCCGAAACCGATCTAAAACAGTGGATTCCTTTAACTTCATTAGAGCAAATGTCACAAACAGAATACGATGTGCTTATTATCGGAGCCGGGGCGGGGGGCCCTGCAGTCCTATGGAGATTATGCGAGCAGTGGGGACTAAACGGCAAACGGATTGGTATCGTCGAGAGAGGAGATCTCTTAATTCCCACGCACAGTATGAATATTCCTACGTTGAATGCATCCCGTAAACGGGATTTCTACAAAAATATATCGCATCCGCTAGGAAAATCCCAACCTGAATATCCAGGAGCCTCCCAGGTTTTCGCGTTGGGAGGCAAAACCTTGTTCTGGTCGACGGCTTCGCCTCGTATGCATCCCGTCGACATGAAGGAATGGCCAATCCCTTACGAAGAATTGACCCCCTATTATAATATCGCTGAACGGATTATGAATATTTCGAAAGGATATACGCAAGATTCCACGATTACTACGGTGATGCTCGATATACTTAGAAGAAGCGGTTTCCCTGAGGTTACAGAGCTGCCAACGGCAATTGATCTTTCGGCAACGAAGTTCGGTCAAGTCCATTCCAACGCTTTATTCAGTTCTATTGCCTTTCTGGGTTCGGCCTTAAATCAGCGGCCGTTTGATTTAGCCGTAAATGCGCGCGCTGTTCAGATCTTGTCCGCCAATGGAAGCGCAACAGGTGTACGGGTCATGTCACCAGACAAAAAATCTTACTTCATCAAAGCAAAAACTATTGTCGTGTCCGCGAGTACTTGGGAAACCCCCCGCCTTCTCTTATATTCGGGAATACCAGGAAAAGCCATCGGTCATTATTTAATGAATCACTCCAAAATAGTTGCAACCGTAAAGATTGACCGCAGCTATTTTCCAGACGTGTTAGGGACGCTGTTTATTTGGAAACCTCGAACAGTTGGTGATCCCTATCAAATGATCATCTATGGTCCGGATCTAGAAAGATATTTATGGTATCCGGTTTTTGAAAATAAACAAATCCTCAAAGAATTTGATATCGGAATCGAGACCCTGGGTGTTGTCGAACCGCAGTTTGAGAATTACATCTCTCTAAATCCCAATAGATTGGATACGTACGGGGTACCAGAAATACAGGTTCATTTCTCCTATAGCGAGAAGGATAAGACCATTATTGGGAAAATGCTGTACGCTACAAATAAAATGATCTCCAGTCTACAAGCATCTATCGGCGCAAAGAACCGCCAACCCGACTTATCTTTATTCGTACCGGGAGAAGATTACCATGAAATGGGTCGTTGCCGTATGGGCAACGACCCATCCACTTCTGCCACGAACCCATATGGGCGTATACACGGAATGTCCAACCTATATGTGGCTGACAATAGCGTTATCCCTTACAGCGGGGCCGCCAATCCTACATTGACAACGGTTGCCTTAGCGATCCGCACGGCAGACCATATTATTCATCAATTAAAATAA